The Trichomycterus rosablanca isolate fTriRos1 chromosome 15, fTriRos1.hap1, whole genome shotgun sequence genome contains a region encoding:
- the LOC134328431 gene encoding histone H3-like, with the protein MTRGNECEEREARLCSHCELAVVETELHFLTEYLKYSSIRSLYYRKISSISPEFLHCGKRFVKDEQLKLTTFPKLISARKSAPATGGVKKPHRYRPGTVALREIRRYQKSTELLIRKLPFQRLVREIAQDFKTDLRFQSSAVMALQEASEAYLVGLFEDTNLCAIHAKRVTIMPKDIQLARRIRGERA; encoded by the exons atgacccgtG GAAATGAATGCGAAGAAAGAGAGGCCAGGCTGTGCTCTCACTGtgagctggcagtggtggagacagagctgcacttcctaacAGAGTACCTGAAGTACAGCTCTATCAGGAGTCTATACTATAGGAAGATCAGCAGCATCTCCCCTGAGTTCCTACACTgcg GGAAACGCTTTgtaaaagatgaacagctgaaactcacgacattccctaaactgat ATCTGCCCGCAAGAGCGCCCCGGCTACCGGCGGTGTGAAGAAACCTCACCGTTACAGGCCAGGTACCGTGGCTCTGCGTGAAATCCGCCGTTATCAGAAGTCCACTGAGTTGCTCATCCGCAAGCTGCCCTTCCAGCGCCTGGTTAGAGAGATCGCTCAGGACTTTAAGACCGATCTGCGCTTCCAGAGTTCTGCCGTCATGGCTCTGCAGGAGGCCAGTGAGGCTTACCTGGTCGGTCTGTTCGAGGACACTAACCTGTGCGCCATCCATGCCAAGAGGGTGACCATCATGCCTAAGGACATCCAGCTGGCCCGCCGTATTCGCGGAGAGCGTGCTTAA
- the LOC134329017 gene encoding histone H2A-like, with protein MSGRGKTGGKTRAKAKTRSSRAGLQFPVGRVHRLLRKGNYAHRVGAGAPVYLAAVLEYLTAEILELAGNAARDNKKSRIIPRHLQLAVRNDEELNRLLGGVTIAQGGVLPNIQAVLLPKKTEKGA; from the coding sequence ATGAGTGGACGAGGGAAGACCGGTGGTAAGACTAGGGCTAAAGCCAAGACTCGCTCATCTCGTGCCGGCCTTCAGTTCCCCGTGGGCCGTGTTCACAGATTGCTACGTAAGGGTAATTACGCCCACCGTGTGGGAGCTGGAGCTCCTGTCTACTTGGCTGCCGTGCTGGAGTATCTGACCGCTGAGATCCTCGAGTTGGCTGGTAACGCCGCCAGAGATAacaagaagtctcgtatcatccctcgtcatctgcagttggccgtgcgtaacgacgaggagttgaacagattgcttggaggtgtaaccatcgctcagggcggtgtgctgcctaacatccaggctgttctgttacccaagaagaccgagaaaggagcc